DNA from Sulfurimonas gotlandica GD1:
CTACAAAATGCCGTAACTGACGCGCTAAAATTAGAGAGAAAAAAAGATAAGATCTTGATTGAGCAATCAAGACTTGCATCTATTGGTGAGATGATAGAGCAAATAGCACATCAATGGAGACAGCCTCTAAATGACTTAGGTCTGCTAAATCAAAACCTTTACTTTAAACAACAGCTTGGTACCTTGGAAGATGATGATTTTATAAAAACCCATAATAGTATAGATAGTACTATAAAATATATGTCGGATACTATTGATGACTTTAGAAACTATTATAAAAGCGATAAAGAAGAAGAGACCTATCAACTCAGCAGTGCAATTGAGAGTATCTTATCGATCGTAAGACCAACTTTGGAACACTCTGGTATCCAAGTGACTTTAAAACTTGACTATGAAGTTAATGTCCGTAATGTTAAAAATGAGTTACAGCAAGTTCTGCTTATAATTTTAAACAACGCTAAAGATGCAATGATAATAAATGCTATAGAAGATAAGAAGATTACTATTGAAGTAACAGCTGATGAGAAAAATGCTTATATTCATATAGGTGACAATGGAGGTGGAGTTCCTGAGGATATCAAAGCAAAGATATATGACCCTTACTTCACAACTAAGTTTACAGGACAAGGAACAGGCATCGGACTTTATATGTCAAAAATCATAATTGAAAAAAATATGCACGGATATTTAAGTTTGAAAAATTTAGATGATGGAGCCTGTTTCAGTGTTAAACTTCCACTGGCATAAAAGCATAAATATCTTAAGAAAAAAGATGATATGATTACTTATAGTTATATTTAGACGTAAATACACAACTAAAATTATTGAAGGTGGGTCTAGATGGCAAAGCTACTAATAATAGAGGATTCTAAAACCCTCTGTATGGTTTTTGATGAACTGCTAAATAAATATACCAACTTTGATTTCGATATAGCCATGACCTATGAAGAGGCAAGACTGTCTCTATCCCAAACAAGATATGAGTTTGCAGTAGCTGATATGAATCTCCCAGATGCACCAAATGGCGAAATTATCGCTCTGTTAAACAAACATAATGTTGCTCCAATAGTCTTTACTGCCATATTTGATGAATCTTTTAGAGAGGGTTTTGAAACCGCTAGAATTGTAGACTATGTACTAAAAGAGCGTTTTGAAAACGTTATATATGTAATTGAAAAGCTTAAACAGCTAGAAGCCAACAAGAAAAAAACAGTACTTGTAGTTGATGACTCAGCTCTTTATGCAAATTATTTAAAACAGAATTTTATGCTTCATCATTTTAAAGTCATAAGTGCTTCTAACGGTAAAGAGGCTCTAGAAAAGTTAGAACTTCATCCAGAGATAGATTTAGTAATCACTGACTATCATATGCCAGTTATGGATGGTTTAGAGTTTGTACGAGCGATTCGTAAAAAAAGAACCAAAAAAGATCTCAGCATCATTATCTTAACCTCAGATACAAACTCCTACACAACAAGCCGTTTTTTAAAAGATGGTGCAAATGACTATATTACCAAACCTTTCTCTCGAGATGAGTTCTATTCTAGGATATATCAAAACGTAGAGACGGTAGAACTTTTTGAATCTATGCGCTCAGAGTTTAATGAAGATATAATCGCATTACTCGCAGAGGTAACAGAGTTTAAAAGTTCAGAGACTTCATCTCACATAAAACGAATCAGTGAGTATGTATATCTTCTAGCAAAGTTGCTTGGTATGTTTGATGAAGAGGCAAAGATGATATCCAAAATGTCGGTTCTTCATGACATAGGAAAAGTCACAATAGCTGATAATGTTCTATGTAAACCGGGTAAATTAACTCAAGAAGAGTTTGAACATATGAAAGCTCACACTGCTAATGGTAAAAAACTACTAGAGAGAGCATTTAACAGTGATCCTAAAGTTAGTAAAGTTGCACAGGAAATAGCGATGCACCATCATGAAAAATGGGATGGAAGCGGTTACCCTGATGGACTAAAAGGAGAAGAGATACCTGTTCATGCGAGGATAGTTGGTTTGGTTGATGTCTTTGATGCTTTAGTTAATAGAAGAGTATATAAGGACCCATGGACATTAGACGACACTCTCTCATATATTGAAAATAATGCAGGTACACATTTTGATCCTAAAATCGTAAAGCTATTTCTTTTAAATATAGGATGTTTTATAAATGTTGTAAATAAGTATGAAGATGAAGAATCCAAAGCTACATTTTGTAAAGTTAGCCCTATCTAGTAATTTAGTGTAGTATAATAATCCCATGTTTTTAAATACCAGACGTACTTTTTTAAAATGTACTGCCTTTAGCACTACTGCCCTTATTCTTCCTCACACAAAACTCTTTGCATCTGCAACCATACTCGATACTCTAGCCTTGGCTCAAAGAGATTTGTATGGAGACTTAGAGAGTGCTCCAGGCTTTAAAGAGATAAATTCTAGAGCATATTTGAGTCTCATCTTAACTCACTCTCGCATTGGTGAAGATTCAAAAAAGTTCATAACAAATGGTGCTACTTGGTTAGAAGAAGAAGCGCAAACACTTTATAAAACCCCATATACTTCTCTAAGCTATGATGAACGTCAAAAAACTCTAGAGTCTACAGCTACATACAAGTGGGGAGAATCATGGATAGATGCGATGCTTAGGTTTATATACGAAGCAGTTTTAGGTGATCCTATCTATGGTATTAACAAAGACTCAAGCGGATGGAAGTGGTTAAATCATGTCTCAGGTCTGCCTCGTCCAAAGGAGCCTCTACTATGAAGTATGATGTCTGTATAGTCGGAAGCGGAGCAGGTGCATCTCCCATAGCGTATGAGTTGTCAAACGCTGGATTTAATGTAGTAGTTTTAGAAAAAGGAAAGTACTACAAAGAAGAAGACTTCTCAAAAGATGAACTTGCAGTCTCACGTAGAGATAAGTTTACGCCTCTGCTTAAAGATGAACAGCATGTTATAAACACTAGGGAAGAAGATGGAAGCATGGAGAGATATGAAGGTGCTAAAAGCGGTTGGAACTTTTGGAATGGTTCTATGGTCGGAGGCTCATCAAATCTTATGAGTGGATATTTTCATAAGATGCAAAAAAATGACTTTAGACTCAAAAGTGCTTATGGAGAGATAGAGGGAGCAAATGTTGTTGACTGGCCAATCTCACTTGAAGATTTAGATCCATACTATGAGAAAGTTAAAATGGTTGTTGGAGTATCAGGTGATGAGATGCCATACAGACCATTGGAAGTAAATGGTGCAACAAAATGGTTTGACAAGAGCTGTAAAGAGTTAGGTTATAAAAGTTTTGCAACTCCTAGAGCCATACTTTCAAGCCCAGCATTAGGTAGGAACAGTTGTTCATATAGTGATTTTTGTGGAAGTTACGGCTGTGCAACTGGGGCGAAGGGAAGTGCAAGAGCAGCTCTGCTTCAAAAGTGTGATGCCAAGATAATCAGCGAAGCATTTGTATACAGACTAGATAGTGATGAGAGTAAAATCACTAAAGCACACTACTATGACAAAGATATGAAAAGCCACTCTATAGATGCTAAAATATTTGTAGTAGCTTCTCAGGCTATAGAGAGTTCAAGACTACTTTTAAACTCTAAAAATAAGCACTTTCCTAATGGTCTGGCAAATAGCTCAGGGCAAGTTGGAAAGAACTTGATTTTCTCAGGTGGTGGTGCAGGAACAGGTCGTCTAAACAAAGAAGACTTTAGCGAAGAAGAGTTTAAAGAACTTATGACTCCCGGACTCTTTTTTAACCGCTCACTTCAAGATTGGTATGAGTATGAAAAGGGTGGTAAAAAGTATAAGGGTGGAACCATAGACTTTTTGTTTGAACACTCAAATATTATCTCGCGTGCATCTAGAGAGTTCTACGATAATGATGGCAATATCATGTGGGGTAAAAAACTCCAAGAGAAGATTCACAACACCCTTACAACTTCAAGAGTTTTGACATTTGAAGTATTTAACGACTGGCTGCCGACTGACTACACATATGTGAGCATCGATGATAAGGTAAAAGATAAATACGGTGTAGCAGTTGGAGCTATAAATCTTTATGGACATAAAAGAGATGTTGAGGTTGGAGAGCATCTGGCATCTATGGCTGAGAAGATTTTAGAGAAAATGGGAGCTACCGAGATATCTATCGGAATCTCAAGTTCACCACCACCAAACTTAGTCGCAGGTGGTTGTCGTTTTGGTCGTGATGCTAAGAACTCAGTGCTTGACAAAAACTGTAAGGCACATGACTTAGAGAACCTCTACGTCACAGATGCCAGCTTTATGCCAACGGGTGGAAGCGTCCCATACACATGGACAATCTATGCAAACTCATTTAGAGTTGCAGATCATCTTCTTAAAATAATGTAAATCTAAAGTGTGTAAAGCTTAAAACCTCTTCCATATCTTTTATGACTTTCTCCATTATAACGCCTTCTCTTCTTCCAGAGAAGAGTCTAGCCATAACATAACCGTTACTTAGTCCGATGATAACACGACCGTCACTCTTTTCATAAACTGAGATGCTAAGAGGCATTTTAGTAGCCATTATTTTACTTTCATCTGCACTTAGCATCTCTGCAGCGTATTTAGCATTACAGAACTTGATAATCTTTACTTTGCCAATATCAGCTGCGCCATGGTTGATAATCTCTTCTTGCTGATTTATAACGTTTGTTACATGCCAGCCATCTTGTTTGTTGATTCTACTTTTAATAAGTTCAACTGTTTTGTCAAACTCGTATGAAGATTTTACTTCTTTTAAAAGCATAGTCGGAGCAGCAATTTTAAAGCCTATGCCCATAACAAATATACTAAAAACTAAACCTAAGATTGCGCCTACTAAAATTGATAACTTATTCATTATTCTTCCTCTGAAATACAGATGCTTTTAGCTCTGTATGCTTGTATAGTTTTGAAGGCAACAAAGCCAACGACCAACGTTGTAAGAGCTATTAAACTCATAGATGCCAGATATGTAAAGGTGTTGTGAAATATCATCTGCATCATAAGTGTTGCTATTGTTATGGCTGCAAGTGGAAAGGCGTATGCCCACCATGAGATGTAAAAAACCTTTGTGTCATACATCCTCATCATAAACAAAAGCAGTAAAAGCGTAAAGAGTGCAATGAAATATAAAAACATTGCAAACATATCTATAGAGCCGTTAGTGATTCTGAGATAACTAACAAACCCAACAGCAGGTGGTGCTATAAATATGAAAAAAGTCGGTACAAGCTTTTGTGCTAGTGGATGATGAAAGATGATTCTATTCATAGTGATAGTAAAAAGAACTATCCAAAAAAACATCCCAAGTGAGAAGAAAAACAGCGATACATAAACAGGTGCGGCTTCAACTCCTATAATGGGAACTAAAACATTACCTACGATAGGGATGAACCACGCAGGATTACTGTGTACTACTTTTAGCTCGTTGTGTATCCAGTATCTGATAACTATCAGTGTAAATGCTAACTGAAGAGGTGCACCGATGTACCATAGAAGAATGGATAGTGTCGGAGCAAAATCATAGTAGGCAATTGATAGTAGTAAAAAACTAATAGAGATTGCAGCCATGAAAGAACTTTTAATGGGATGGTAAAACTCTTTTTTTACTGCATCTGTATAGTGAAGTAGTTTAAGCATGTAGGCTGTAAAGATTGCTAAAAACACAACTGTATCTATGAAAAGTATAGTCGCATATAACCAGTAAGAGAAGTCTAGAAGATGATAGGCTTTTGCAAAAACTATTGCAAAGCCTGAAAGCCCCATAACTATAGCAAAGAGCTGTACAGGAAAATGTTCTAGTGATCTTTTGTTAAATGGCATTGCAGTTTCCATTTTATTCCTTTGGCAAAAATTTGATTGAATTATAATATATATATTGTTAAGTTATAATAAATATAGCAGAGAGCATAGATTTAAAAACTATTATAAAAATTATTGTAGAATTGCGCTATTAAAACAAAAAAGGATATTTATGGCTTACGCAACAGCAAGACATATTTTAGTAGCAAGTGAAGACGAGTGTAATACTTTAAAAGCAGAAATAGAAAATGGAGCTTCATTTGAAAGCGTAGCGCAAGCTCATTCTCAGTGTCCATCTGGTGCGCAAGGTGGAGATTTAGGTCAGTTTGGTCCAGGTCAAATGGTTCCTGAATTTGATAAAGCTGTATTTAGCGGTGATGTTGGTGTTCTTTATGGCCCTATCCAGACACAGTTTGGTTACCACCTTCTAGAAGTAACAAGCAGAGGTTAATGATTATGGTAAAAGTAAGTGCTATCCAGATGCAAATGAGTGATGACAGAGATTCTAATGTCTCAAAGGCAGAAGCCCTAGTTCGTGAGTCTCACGCAAACGGTGCACAAATCATACTTTTACCAGAACTTTTTTCATCCCTTTACTTTTGTAAAGATATGGATGAAAAGTACTTTTCTTTAGCTCAAGAGTTAAAAAACAACTCACTAATAGAACGCTTTTCACAACTTGCTAAAGAGTTAAGTGTGGTTATATTAGTAAGTTATTTTGAAAAGAGCGAAGAAGATTATTTTAACTCTTTAGTAGTCGTAGATGCATCTGGAAAAATTATGGATAATTACCGTAAAACTCACATACCTGACGGTCCAGGATATGAAGAAAAATTCTACTTCAAACCTGGAGATACAGGCTTTAAAGTTTATGACACAGCTTATGGGAAAATTGGTATTGGCATCTGCTGGGATCAGTGGTTTTGTGAAACAGCTAGAGCTTTGACACTTATGGGCGCTGAGATTATTTTCTATCCTACTGCCATAGGAAGTGAGCCTGAGATTCATCTTGACTCAAAAGAGCATTGGCAACGTGTTCAGATGGGACATGCAGCAACAAATACAGTTCCAGTTGTAGTAGCAAACAGAATAGGAGAAGAAGTTGGCGAGAGTTGCTCTTTGACTTTTTACGGTTCATCATTTATAACTGACTATACTGGTACAAAAATCGCCGAAGCATCTAGAGATAAAGAAGAGATCATTTACGCTGACTTTGATTTGGAAGATAACGCCAAACAAAGAGAGTATTGGGGACTTATAAGAGATAGAAAACCAAAAGCGTATAAGATTTTATGCGAATAATTACTACTTTTTAGAGTTTAGCTTATCTAGTTTTTTAGTGGCTTTTTCTATGTACAAAGAGATTATGTCAAGCTCTTCTTGGAGCTGAATAAGTTTTTCACTATCTGACTCTTTCTCAATATCTTCAGTAAGTTTTATTTCTCGTAATTCTAATTTTTCAATTAGATGTTTTATAGACTTCTTCTTTCCAGAAGCTTCGTGATTCTCGAGGTTCAGAGACTTTACTACATTAGCGATAAATTTTTTAACACCCATTGTAAATCCTATTATGAATATTTTGAACTTGCATCTTAACCTATGATGATGACAAGAGTATTACACTTTTATTATTAAATAATATTAATTGGAACTTTTTTTGCTTTTAAATGTGAAAATATCTCAATAAAGGTAGGTCTATGGAAATTGTACTTCGCAATAATCTTATTCTTATCACTACAGGATTTGATACTTTAAATACTTCCTGGATGAAAGATTTTCTAAATCATCACGCAAGAGGTATGCTCTTTTTACCAAAGGCAGTACTAGTATTTAGAAATGAAACTCTCACTGAAGTAAGAGAAGAATTTTTACACGAACTCTCTCAACACCATGCAAAAACGCATGACTTTGACCATAAATTTTTTCTTCGTTCAATGCTAAAGTATGGAACACAACCCATAAAAATAGAACTAGAAAAACTTGAAGACCCCCAAACTATAAAAGTAAATCTTTATGCTTATGATAAAAATACCGTTTTGATTTCGCTTGATCAGCCTAATCTATGGGTACTAAACTATTTGCGTTCACAGTTAGAAGTTTATGTGGAGAGAGGAACTGATATCTCCTTAGTTGTAGATGTTAGTGACTATAAAGCAAAGTCCAGATTAGAACGCGCACTCAACAAAAGACATATTTTGCATTACCAGATTCAGTATAGTTATGACAATCGTTTTATGAGTAAACTTTACAGTGATTTTGCTAATTATAGTTTTGGCGACCTTTGTAAAGATCAAGATGACAATAGCAATACGCATCTTTATACAGTTCTAGAATGTCCGGTTGGAGCAAGTCAAGATGCACTCAAAAAGAGTTATAAAAAACTAGCAAAAGTCTATCATCCTGACAAGATTATACACGAGAATCCAAATATGATAAAGCACTACACGCAAAAGTTTCAACTTCTGCAAGAGGCATATACGGCACTTCGAATAGTAAGTTAATGATTGGAGCTAAACAAGTTATCTAAAAGTTCACTGTTTGAAGTATTTTTTACAAGTGCTTTAAAGTCCTCGCAACTATAGAGTGCTAAGTCTTTACCTTCCATTTGTTTCAACTCTTTTGAGAACCCTCTTTTTGAAAATAAAATCACTTGAGAAGGCTCAATATCGAGCTTTTCGCACTTTTCTTCAAGTTTATGTAACTCACTTTTGTTTACTTGATGGTTAGTCCATTTACATTCAGCTACATAAACTCTCTCATCGTCCGTAACAGTAAGTATATCTATCTCTACGTTAGCATCCCAGTAACTTCCAGAACTTAAAATCTGGGCATCTCTTAGGTTGTAGTTTAAGAGTACTTCTGAGAGTTCTTCAAAAACTAAGCTTGTATAACTGTTTTGCTTACTCTCAAAGTTTTTAAATAATTTATCATAATCACCATTTCTAATCTCTCTAATATGAGGGTAGATAAAATAAAACCAGAATCTTATAAACGGATATGTAAAAAGAACTTTATGAGAGATTCTATGACGTGCTATTTCTTTTTTTAGTTTACCTTTAGGGTTTAGACTTTTGGCAGGTTCTTCTCTTGAGTATTCTATTTGTATGAGACCTTTTTCCTGTAGAAAATTTAGTGCGCCTCCACCATTTCCATTGTTTAGTCCTGCACGTTTAAAAGCAGAAAATATTCTTCTATCTCCAACAGCAAGGGCAGTTAAGAGCCTTTTGTTATTTGTATCATTCAGTGTCAGTTGTTCTATTTTTTCATTGAGTGAATCAAAATTTTGAAGTATATGCTCTTCTATAAGAAAGGTTGTTGGTTTGGCCGTGTCTATCTCTAAGCCGAGACCACCGAAGATGGCAAAGTACTCGATTTGAATCTCCATATCATCAGGAAAGTTTCTAAAATAAAATGAACGAAATTGTTCTAATAGTTTTGTATTTGTCATTAAGTATATTTTATCATAAAATTATTACCTAAAGTTCACTCCCCCATTTGAGTGCATCTATGCCATACTTTTCTCTTAGGATTTGTGTATTTTCTGTTAGTCTTTTCATTTTCTGTTCATCAGCAAAGCCTATGAGTGACAGCTCTTTTTTAGTGTCTCTTGTGAAGCTTGAGCAGTTTATGCTCAGTCTTATGACATGTAGTCTTCTTTGGTTGTCTGCTTCATTAAAAAGGCTAAGACAAAGAGAGTCAAACTTTTTCTCTGTAAAAATCTCAGCTAGAGAGATGTTTTTATGTGAGCTTTGGCTCATCTCATAAGAGATGCTAAGATGAAAAACTGTCGGAATGACATTTAGTTTTAAAATGGCAAAACTAAGATGGCGCGCGAGTATGTGAACTCTTCGTCTAAGTTCAGCTCTGTCATGAAGTGCATCAAAGGTACGAGAGATGCCAATAGACTTCCTTCTGTGAGTTGTCTCAATGGGAGCATCTGCAAGCCCACTTACTCTTTTGTATAACTCTTTTGCATATGGACTCCATGATTCAACTGTTCCACGTCTTTTCTTTAAATCTCCTAATGTGTGAATCTGTGCCGAGCGCAGTCTCTCCCTCATACTTCGTCCGATTCCTGCAAACTCTCCAACAGGAATATTTTGTATGAACGCGTCTAGTTCGTATGGATAAATTGTTTTGCATCCAAAAGGTTTAGCGGCAGTTGTTGCCAGCTTTGCAATGTAGCGAGTTTTTGCAGCTCCTATGGATACCGGAAGTTTTATAACTCGTTTTATTTCATGTCTCAGGTTGTCTATGAATTGCTCTACTTCATCATCTTCCACCCAGCCAGATAAATCTCCATAAAACTCATCAATGCTTGCCTGTTCTACAAGAGGGATGCGAGATTGTAAAAACTCATGAAGTTCATGTGAGAGCTTTTGATACAGAGACATATTTGGTGCTTTTATGATTAAGTGAGGGCAAAGTCCAAGAGCATCTTTTATATTCATGGCAGTCTTCACTCCATAAGCTCTGGCTTCATAAGAAGAGGTTGTAAGGATACCTCGAACTCTCCCGTCATCATCTTTAAATGCATCTAAATCATCATCACTCTCTTCATAAGCTTTGTAAAAAGTCGGTACAAAAGAGCCTGAATTTTCAAAGTTTACAGTCTGCTTTTTAGCGTCATTGTTGAAGATTTTAGTATCACTTCTTCCTCCAATGGCAACTGCTTTATGCTCAAGTGATGGATCTTTTATGCGTGCAGCACTTACAAAAAAGCAATCTATATCTATATGGATTTTCATTTTTTAATTATATATAAATTTTATTGCATCTATAAAAAGTATGACAGATTGAAAATAAATTTCTTGCTATAATCATGTTCATGAAATATTTACTAATAGCATTAGCTCTTTTATTAACTGCTTGTAGTACAAAAAACTATGAAGTAACACAGACAAAAATCATCATCATAAAGTCACCAAAACTAAAATTTGCAGATGTTGGTTACATTAGAAACTCCGAAAAATCAATTGAGTTGGAACTTTTTGTCGCTGGAAAAGCAATAGAGAAAATAACTATAAACCATCTTATTTGCACAGGTGAAGGCTGTATGACAAAGGGCAGTTTTAATAAAGACTATCTAAATGATGCATACCCATCGGAAATACTACAAAATATACTTCTTGGGCGTGAGATATATAATGGTAAAAATAGAGTTCAGACTTCTGAAGGTTTTGAGCAAAATATAGAAGACGAAAATGTAAATATAACTTATAGAGTGAGTACAAACGTAACATTTTTTAAAGATAGAAAAAACAAAATAATATTTAAAATCAAGGATACAAAATGAGTAATAAATTTGTAGGAGCACACTGTTCAGCTAGCGGAGGTGTTTACAATGCCGTAGCAAACGCTCAAAAGATAGGGGCTAAGGCTTTTGCACTATTTACAAAAAACCAAAGACAATGGGTTGCAAAAGATCTAGATTCTGAGACTATAGATAAGTTTAAAAGAGCACTTGATGATAGTGGCATACTTCCAAAGCATGTGTTACCACATGACTCATATCTTATAAATCTTGGTCATCCTGAAGCTGATAAACTTGAAAAATCAAGAGAAGCATTTGTAGATGAGCTTCAAAGATGTGAACAGCTTGGACTTGATAGACTAAACTTCCACCCGGGAAGCCATCTTAAGCTCATAAGTGAAGATGAGTGTCTCAGTATAATCTCTGAGTCAATCAATATGGCTCTTGATAAAACAAGCGGAGTTAAAGCTGTTATAGAAAATACAGCGGGACAGGGAAGTAACCTTGGATATACTTTTGAGCAATTAGCACAAATAATAGATAAAGTAGAAGACAAAAGTAGAGTCGGCATCTGTATAGACACTTGTCACATGTTTGTAGCAGGTTATGATATAAGAACAAGAGAAGCTTATGATAAAACATGGGATGATTTTGGAAAGATTGTAGGTTTTAACTACCTAATGGGTATGCATATTAACGATTCAAAGCCGCCACTGGGTTCAAAAAAAGATAGGCACCATTCAATTGGAGAAGGTGAGATTGGTCTAGATGCTTTTAGATTTTTGATGAATGATGAGAGAATGAATGATATCCCCCTAGTGCTTGAAACAATTGATGAAAGCATCTGGAAACAGGAGATAGAACTTCTTTACTCTTTTGAAAATTAAGCTAAATTTATGTAACATTGAGCAGACATTTAAGGAAAAAATAAATGAAAAGAGTACTTTCATTATCGTTAATCGCAAGCTCAATGTTGATGGCTGGTGGATATAAAATCCCAGAGACTTCACTTAATGGAGTTGCTCTAAGTGCTGCAAACATTGCACATAACAAGAGTGCAGATGCAGCTTACTACAATCCTGCCAATATGGTTTTTATGGAAGATAAAAACAACATTGAGCTTGACTTGACTTATATTGGGCTTGATCCAGTTAGCTATAATGGAAAAGTTACTGCTACAAATGTTGATTTAGATTCAGAACGTGAATCATTTATTGTCCCTACAATTCACTATGTATCAGGTAAGGCAGGTGAAGCTCGTATAGGACTTAGCATAGTTTCTCCTGGTGGATTATCCAAGAGATGGACAGAGTCTCCTGCAAGCAAAAGTGCTGAAGAATTTACTCTCAAAGTTATAGAGATTAATCCAACATTTGCTATTCCTGTGGGTGAGAAAGTAGCACTAGCATTTGGATTTAGAATCGTTCATTCTGAGGGTGTAGTAAAAGCTACTCCTTCTCCTGGAGCAGTTTATCAAGATATGACAGGTGATTCTATAGATTATGGTTATAATTTAGCACTAGCTTATAAGCCGACTTCAGATATTGATGTAGCGTTAACTTACCGCTCACAAGTTAACTTAACTGTAGAGGGAAGTGCAGACTTATATTATGCTCCAGGTGGATTAGTACCAAAAGGTAATTATGAAGCAAGTGTTAACATACCGCTTCCAGCAACAGCCTCAGCAGCATTAGCATATACGCTTCCTTCAAAAACAACAGTTGAGTTTGTGTATGAAAGAAATATGTGGTCTGCATATAAGAATCTTGATTTTGATTATACAAATGCTTCAGCAGAAGCTGTATTTGGTACTTCAAAATCTAAAGATTGGAAAGATACAAACGCATTTCGTTTAGGTTTGACTCAAGAGCTAGACAATATGACTCTAATGGCTGGTATGGTGTATG
Protein-coding regions in this window:
- a CDS encoding response regulator, which translates into the protein MAKLLIIEDSKTLCMVFDELLNKYTNFDFDIAMTYEEARLSLSQTRYEFAVADMNLPDAPNGEIIALLNKHNVAPIVFTAIFDESFREGFETARIVDYVLKERFENVIYVIEKLKQLEANKKKTVLVVDDSALYANYLKQNFMLHHFKVISASNGKEALEKLELHPEIDLVITDYHMPVMDGLEFVRAIRKKRTKKDLSIIILTSDTNSYTTSRFLKDGANDYITKPFSRDEFYSRIYQNVETVELFESMRSEFNEDIIALLAEVTEFKSSETSSHIKRISEYVYLLAKLLGMFDEEAKMISKMSVLHDIGKVTIADNVLCKPGKLTQEEFEHMKAHTANGKKLLERAFNSDPKVSKVAQEIAMHHHEKWDGSGYPDGLKGEEIPVHARIVGLVDVFDALVNRRVYKDPWTLDDTLSYIENNAGTHFDPKIVKLFLLNIGCFINVVNKYEDEESKATFCKVSPI
- a CDS encoding gluconate 2-dehydrogenase subunit 3 family protein; its protein translation is MFLNTRRTFLKCTAFSTTALILPHTKLFASATILDTLALAQRDLYGDLESAPGFKEINSRAYLSLILTHSRIGEDSKKFITNGATWLEEEAQTLYKTPYTSLSYDERQKTLESTATYKWGESWIDAMLRFIYEAVLGDPIYGINKDSSGWKWLNHVSGLPRPKEPLL
- a CDS encoding GMC family oxidoreductase; translated protein: MKYDVCIVGSGAGASPIAYELSNAGFNVVVLEKGKYYKEEDFSKDELAVSRRDKFTPLLKDEQHVINTREEDGSMERYEGAKSGWNFWNGSMVGGSSNLMSGYFHKMQKNDFRLKSAYGEIEGANVVDWPISLEDLDPYYEKVKMVVGVSGDEMPYRPLEVNGATKWFDKSCKELGYKSFATPRAILSSPALGRNSCSYSDFCGSYGCATGAKGSARAALLQKCDAKIISEAFVYRLDSDESKITKAHYYDKDMKSHSIDAKIFVVASQAIESSRLLLNSKNKHFPNGLANSSGQVGKNLIFSGGGAGTGRLNKEDFSEEEFKELMTPGLFFNRSLQDWYEYEKGGKKYKGGTIDFLFEHSNIISRASREFYDNDGNIMWGKKLQEKIHNTLTTSRVLTFEVFNDWLPTDYTYVSIDDKVKDKYGVAVGAINLYGHKRDVEVGEHLASMAEKILEKMGATEISIGISSSPPPNLVAGGCRFGRDAKNSVLDKNCKAHDLENLYVTDASFMPTGGSVPYTWTIYANSFRVADHLLKIM
- a CDS encoding DUF302 domain-containing protein: MNKLSILVGAILGLVFSIFVMGIGFKIAAPTMLLKEVKSSYEFDKTVELIKSRINKQDGWHVTNVINQQEEIINHGAADIGKVKIIKFCNAKYAAEMLSADESKIMATKMPLSISVYEKSDGRVIIGLSNGYVMARLFSGRREGVIMEKVIKDMEEVLSFTHFRFTLF
- a CDS encoding SLAC1 anion channel family protein; amino-acid sequence: METAMPFNKRSLEHFPVQLFAIVMGLSGFAIVFAKAYHLLDFSYWLYATILFIDTVVFLAIFTAYMLKLLHYTDAVKKEFYHPIKSSFMAAISISFLLLSIAYYDFAPTLSILLWYIGAPLQLAFTLIVIRYWIHNELKVVHSNPAWFIPIVGNVLVPIIGVEAAPVYVSLFFFSLGMFFWIVLFTITMNRIIFHHPLAQKLVPTFFIFIAPPAVGFVSYLRITNGSIDMFAMFLYFIALFTLLLLLFMMRMYDTKVFYISWWAYAFPLAAITIATLMMQMIFHNTFTYLASMSLIALTTLVVGFVAFKTIQAYRAKSICISEEE
- a CDS encoding peptidylprolyl isomerase, yielding MAYATARHILVASEDECNTLKAEIENGASFESVAQAHSQCPSGAQGGDLGQFGPGQMVPEFDKAVFSGDVGVLYGPIQTQFGYHLLEVTSRG
- the aguB gene encoding N-carbamoylputrescine amidase; protein product: MVKVSAIQMQMSDDRDSNVSKAEALVRESHANGAQIILLPELFSSLYFCKDMDEKYFSLAQELKNNSLIERFSQLAKELSVVILVSYFEKSEEDYFNSLVVVDASGKIMDNYRKTHIPDGPGYEEKFYFKPGDTGFKVYDTAYGKIGIGICWDQWFCETARALTLMGAEIIFYPTAIGSEPEIHLDSKEHWQRVQMGHAATNTVPVVVANRIGEEVGESCSLTFYGSSFITDYTGTKIAEASRDKEEIIYADFDLEDNAKQREYWGLIRDRKPKAYKILCE
- a CDS encoding J domain-containing protein; translated protein: MEIVLRNNLILITTGFDTLNTSWMKDFLNHHARGMLFLPKAVLVFRNETLTEVREEFLHELSQHHAKTHDFDHKFFLRSMLKYGTQPIKIELEKLEDPQTIKVNLYAYDKNTVLISLDQPNLWVLNYLRSQLEVYVERGTDISLVVDVSDYKAKSRLERALNKRHILHYQIQYSYDNRFMSKLYSDFANYSFGDLCKDQDDNSNTHLYTVLECPVGASQDALKKSYKKLAKVYHPDKIIHENPNMIKHYTQKFQLLQEAYTALRIVS